In one Neobacillus sp. CF12 genomic region, the following are encoded:
- the sdhA gene encoding succinate dehydrogenase flavoprotein subunit, producing MSKGKVIIVGGGLAGLMATIKVAEEGTPVELFSLVPVKRSHSVCAQGGMNGAVNTKGEGDSPWIHFDDTVYGGDFLANQPPVKAMCEAAPGIIHLMDRMGVMFNRTPEGLLDFRRFGGTQHSRTAFAGATTGQQLLYALDEQVRRHEVAGLVTKYEGWEFLGSVVDDDGVCRGIVAQNLTSMEIKSFAGDAVIMATGGPGIIFGKTTNSVINTGSAASIVYQQGAYYANGEMIQIHPTAIPGDDKLRLMSESARGEGGRVWTYKDGKPWYFLEEKYPAYGNLVPRDIATREIFSVCVDQKLGINGENMVYLDLSHKDPKELDIKLGGIIEIYEKFMGDDPRKVPMKIFPAVHYSMGGLWVDYDQMTNIPGLFAAGECDYSQHGANRLGANSLLSAIYGGMVVGPNAVRYIKGLEKSSDAVSSTVFDRHVKEQEDKWASIMSLSGTENAYVLHKELGEWMTDNVTVVRHNDRLLKTDEKIQELLERYKNINIQDTSKWSNQGATFTRQLQNMLQLARVITIGAYNRNESRGAHYKPEFPNRDDENFLKTTMAKFVDGSSAPAFHYEEIDVSLIKPRERNYAKKKGE from the coding sequence ATGAGTAAGGGTAAGGTGATCATCGTTGGTGGCGGCTTAGCCGGCTTAATGGCAACCATCAAAGTTGCAGAAGAAGGAACACCAGTAGAATTATTTTCACTTGTTCCAGTAAAACGTTCCCACTCCGTTTGTGCCCAAGGTGGTATGAATGGAGCAGTAAATACAAAAGGTGAAGGTGATTCACCATGGATTCACTTTGATGATACCGTATATGGCGGAGACTTCTTAGCCAACCAGCCTCCAGTAAAGGCAATGTGTGAGGCAGCACCTGGTATCATTCACTTAATGGACCGGATGGGCGTTATGTTTAATCGTACACCAGAAGGACTATTAGATTTCCGTCGCTTCGGGGGTACTCAGCATTCGCGTACAGCATTTGCGGGTGCAACTACTGGTCAACAGCTGTTATATGCGTTGGACGAGCAGGTTCGCCGTCACGAAGTAGCGGGATTAGTTACAAAATACGAAGGCTGGGAATTCTTGGGTTCGGTTGTAGATGACGATGGAGTTTGCCGCGGAATTGTCGCACAAAACTTAACATCTATGGAAATCAAATCCTTTGCTGGGGATGCTGTCATTATGGCAACCGGCGGTCCTGGAATCATCTTCGGAAAAACAACGAACTCTGTTATTAATACAGGTTCGGCTGCATCCATCGTGTATCAACAAGGTGCATATTACGCAAATGGTGAAATGATTCAAATTCACCCTACTGCCATTCCAGGAGATGATAAACTTCGTCTAATGAGTGAATCGGCTCGTGGTGAAGGTGGTCGGGTTTGGACGTATAAGGACGGAAAACCATGGTACTTCCTAGAGGAAAAGTATCCGGCTTACGGAAATCTAGTACCACGTGATATTGCAACTCGTGAAATCTTCTCTGTCTGTGTGGATCAAAAGCTTGGTATTAATGGCGAGAACATGGTATACCTAGATCTTTCACATAAAGATCCAAAAGAACTAGATATTAAACTTGGTGGAATCATTGAAATCTATGAGAAATTCATGGGTGATGATCCGCGTAAAGTTCCAATGAAAATTTTCCCTGCCGTACATTATTCAATGGGTGGGCTATGGGTTGATTATGATCAAATGACGAATATTCCTGGACTTTTTGCTGCCGGTGAGTGTGATTATTCACAGCACGGTGCCAATCGTTTAGGTGCGAACTCATTACTTTCTGCTATTTATGGCGGTATGGTCGTTGGACCTAATGCTGTAAGATACATCAAAGGTCTTGAGAAGAGTTCAGATGCTGTATCATCAACTGTATTTGATCGTCATGTGAAGGAACAAGAAGATAAGTGGGCTTCCATTATGTCTTTAAGTGGTACGGAAAATGCGTACGTTCTTCACAAGGAGCTTGGTGAATGGATGACTGATAATGTTACCGTTGTTCGCCACAATGACAGACTATTAAAGACAGATGAAAAGATTCAAGAGTTATTAGAGCGTTATAAAAATATTAACATTCAAGATACAAGCAAATGGAGCAATCAGGGAGCAACCTTTACGCGTCAATTACAAAACATGCTTCAATTGGCACGCGTAATCACAATCGGTGCTTACAATCGTAATGAAAGCCGCGGCGCACATTATAAGCCTGAATTCCCGAACCGTGATGATGAAAACTTCTTAAAAACAACAATGGCGAAATTTGTTGATGGCTCATCTGCACCAGCTTTCCATTACGAGGAGATTGACGTTTCCTTAATCAAGCCTCGTGAACGCAACTATGCAAAAAAGAAAGGGGAGTAG
- a CDS encoding class D sortase, translated as MVRKLPLFIILAGLVVVGIGIWQIVETNFQTDASLKEAKRIVAQAESRYDDEDSFKNPKKIDPPKFGDTVGLLTIPKIKSELAIVEGTDPNDLKKGVGHYKGSYFPGENGQIVLSGHRDTVFRRLGELKPGDIFEVAMPNGKFKYELTNTKIVDADDRSIITLQNTQEELIVITCYPFRFVGNAPQRYIIYAKPI; from the coding sequence ATCGTGAGAAAGCTTCCGTTATTCATAATATTGGCAGGATTAGTTGTAGTCGGAATCGGAATTTGGCAAATCGTTGAGACTAATTTTCAGACTGATGCTTCACTTAAAGAAGCGAAAAGAATCGTGGCACAGGCTGAGTCTAGATATGATGATGAAGATTCTTTTAAAAACCCTAAGAAAATCGATCCTCCTAAATTTGGAGACACAGTCGGGTTATTAACGATACCGAAAATTAAATCTGAGTTAGCCATCGTTGAGGGTACCGACCCGAATGATTTGAAAAAAGGGGTTGGCCATTACAAAGGCTCCTACTTTCCAGGTGAGAATGGGCAGATTGTCTTATCTGGGCATCGTGATACGGTTTTCAGGCGTTTAGGTGAATTAAAGCCTGGAGATATCTTTGAAGTGGCTATGCCAAACGGTAAATTTAAGTATGAACTTACCAATACAAAAATTGTGGATGCGGATGATCGGTCAATTATAACCCTGCAAAATACGCAGGAGGAATTAATAGTAATCACATGTTATCCATTCCGATTTGTTGGAAACGCACCACAACGTTATATCATTTATGCTAAACCAATTTAA
- the gerE gene encoding spore germination transcription factor GerE translates to MKENEYTHKPLLTKREREVFELLVQDKTTKEIAGELFISEKTVRNHISNAMQKLGVKGRSQAVVELLRMGELEL, encoded by the coding sequence TTGAAGGAGAATGAATATACTCACAAGCCGTTACTCACCAAACGTGAAAGAGAAGTATTCGAACTCTTAGTACAGGATAAAACTACTAAGGAAATCGCTGGTGAATTGTTTATAAGCGAGAAGACGGTTCGAAATCATATTTCCAATGCTATGCAAAAGCTTGGTGTAAAGGGGCGTTCACAAGCAGTTGTAGAGCTCCTTCGTATGGGAGAGCTAGAACTTTAA
- a CDS encoding MarR family transcriptional regulator, producing MTVENSQKISEEIVARLEKDLRYISGIIKQKGREMLTHYKITPPQFVALQWLFEDGDMTIGELSTKMYLAFSTTTDLVDRMEKNQLVVRVKDPKDRRVVRIHLLEEGERIIDEVIKKRQVYLEEVLANFSLEEIQQLQTNLMKLHQDMR from the coding sequence ATGACTGTCGAAAATTCACAAAAAATCAGCGAGGAAATTGTCGCTAGGTTAGAAAAAGATTTACGGTATATTTCAGGTATTATCAAACAAAAAGGTAGAGAGATGCTGACTCATTATAAAATAACGCCACCGCAATTTGTGGCACTGCAGTGGCTATTTGAAGATGGTGATATGACCATTGGAGAGTTGTCCACTAAAATGTATTTGGCTTTCAGTACGACAACGGATCTTGTTGACCGGATGGAAAAAAATCAACTCGTTGTAAGAGTGAAAGACCCTAAGGATCGACGAGTAGTTAGAATCCACTTACTTGAAGAAGGCGAAAGAATCATTGATGAGGTAATAAAAAAGCGACAAGTTTATTTAGAGGAAGTCTTGGCGAATTTCTCGTTAGAAGAAATACAACAACTTCAAACCAATTTAATGAAACTGCATCAAGATATGCGTTAA
- the racE gene encoding glutamate racemase, translated as MKQPIGVIDSGVGGLTVAKEIMRQLPNEKIIYLGDTARCPYGPRTLKEVKRFTWELTTFLLGKNIKMLVIACNTATAAVLDEIRNELSIPVIGVIYPGARTAIKRTKNYRVGIIGTEGTIKSGAYEKALKALNSRLFVTGQACPKFVPLVESGEYDGEIAERIVVEALKPLQNQNLDTLILGCTHYPLLEPLIQKVMGETVNVISSGDETAREISAILQYNGILESDEDEPEHEFYTTGSKFIFSKIAKQWLGVPINNVKKIKL; from the coding sequence TTGAAACAACCAATTGGTGTAATAGATTCCGGTGTAGGTGGATTAACGGTTGCAAAGGAGATTATGAGGCAGCTTCCGAATGAAAAGATTATTTATTTGGGAGATACAGCGAGGTGCCCATACGGACCAAGAACTCTTAAAGAAGTAAAACGATTCACTTGGGAACTAACAACATTTTTGTTAGGGAAAAATATAAAAATGCTCGTCATTGCCTGTAACACGGCAACAGCGGCTGTTCTTGATGAAATTAGGAATGAACTAAGTATTCCAGTGATAGGAGTCATCTATCCTGGAGCACGTACTGCGATTAAGCGTACAAAGAACTATCGGGTAGGGATAATTGGCACCGAAGGAACAATTAAAAGTGGTGCCTATGAAAAAGCTTTAAAAGCACTAAACAGCCGATTATTTGTGACAGGACAAGCCTGCCCAAAGTTCGTTCCACTTGTTGAGAGTGGAGAATATGACGGAGAGATTGCGGAAAGAATTGTCGTCGAAGCCTTAAAGCCGTTGCAAAATCAAAATTTAGATACTCTTATCCTCGGCTGCACCCATTACCCGTTACTGGAACCACTTATCCAAAAAGTAATGGGTGAAACTGTGAATGTTATCAGTTCTGGTGATGAAACAGCCAGGGAGATTAGTGCAATCCTTCAGTATAACGGCATCCTCGAAAGTGATGAGGATGAACCGGAGCATGAATTTTATACTACAGGCTCAAAGTTTATTTTTTCAAAAATTGCAAAACAGTGGCTGGGCGTACCCATAAATAATGTGAAAAAAATTAAATTATAA
- a CDS encoding succinate dehydrogenase cytochrome b558 subunit gives MAGNREFLNRRLHSLLGVIPIGLFLVQHLVVNHFATGGAESFNKAADFMGNLPFRIVLETVIIYLPILFHAIYGLYIAFTAKNNAGKYSYFRNWMFLLQRVSGVITLIFITWHVWQTRVAAAFGAHVNYDMMADILSSPFMFGFYLIGVISTIFHFANGLWSFFVSWGITVSPRSQVISTYFTIGVFFVLSIVAIRTLLAFV, from the coding sequence ATGGCGGGGAATCGAGAGTTTTTGAATCGAAGATTGCATTCATTACTAGGAGTAATTCCAATAGGTTTATTCCTTGTGCAGCATCTAGTAGTCAATCATTTTGCTACAGGAGGGGCTGAGTCCTTTAACAAAGCTGCGGATTTTATGGGGAACCTTCCTTTTAGAATTGTCCTAGAAACTGTAATTATTTATTTACCAATTTTATTTCATGCAATCTATGGGCTTTATATTGCTTTTACCGCAAAGAACAATGCAGGGAAATATAGTTATTTCAGAAACTGGATGTTCTTACTACAGCGTGTATCAGGTGTCATTACGTTAATCTTTATCACTTGGCACGTATGGCAAACGCGCGTTGCAGCAGCATTTGGGGCACATGTAAACTATGACATGATGGCAGATATCCTATCTTCACCATTCATGTTTGGTTTCTATCTGATTGGTGTCATTTCAACTATTTTCCACTTTGCAAACGGATTGTGGTCATTCTTTGTTAGCTGGGGTATTACAGTTTCCCCACGTTCACAAGTAATTTCTACATATTTTACAATTGGTGTTTTCTTCGTTCTTTCTATCGTAGCAATTAGAACACTTTTAGCTTTCGTTTAA
- the sdhB gene encoding succinate dehydrogenase iron-sulfur subunit, with translation MSENKTVKFIVTRQDSPDSAPYEEEFELAYRPNMNVISALMEIRRNPVNTKGQATSPITWDSNCLEEVCGACSMVINGKPRQSCSALVDQLEQPIRLEPMRTFPVVRDLQVDRSRMFDALKKVKAWIPIDGTYDLGPGPRMPEKKRQWAYELSKCMTCGVCLEACPNVNSNSNFIGPQPLSQVRLFNAHPTGEMNRSERLEAIMGDGGLANCGNSQNCVQSCPKGIPLTTSIAALNRDTTLQAFRNFFGSDQV, from the coding sequence ATGTCTGAAAATAAAACAGTAAAATTTATTGTTACCCGTCAAGATAGCCCTGATTCTGCTCCTTATGAAGAGGAGTTTGAGCTAGCGTACCGTCCAAATATGAACGTAATTTCTGCTTTAATGGAAATTCGTAGAAATCCTGTTAATACAAAAGGACAAGCTACTTCCCCAATTACTTGGGATAGTAACTGTCTTGAAGAAGTTTGTGGAGCATGTTCCATGGTGATTAACGGTAAGCCGCGCCAATCATGTTCGGCGCTTGTTGATCAATTAGAACAGCCAATCCGTCTAGAGCCAATGAGAACATTCCCGGTTGTGCGTGACCTTCAGGTTGACCGCAGCAGAATGTTCGATGCGTTAAAGAAAGTAAAAGCTTGGATTCCAATCGATGGAACATACGACTTAGGACCTGGTCCTCGTATGCCAGAGAAAAAGCGTCAATGGGCGTATGAACTTTCAAAATGTATGACTTGTGGTGTTTGTCTAGAGGCTTGTCCAAATGTAAACAGCAATTCAAACTTTATTGGACCACAGCCGCTGTCACAGGTACGTTTATTCAATGCTCATCCAACAGGTGAGATGAATCGTTCAGAACGTTTAGAAGCGATTATGGGTGATGGCGGACTTGCGAACTGTGGTAACTCACAGAACTGTGTCCAATCATGTCCAAAAGGAATCCCATTAACGACATCGATTGCCGCATTAAACCGTGATACCACTCTTCAAGCATTTAGAAACTTCTTCGGAAGCGACCAGGTTTAA